In Williamwhitmania sp., the genomic window TGACTATCGTAATTGGGAGAAAAATCCACACCATATTTATTTCAAGGAGAAATTAACCGATGAGAAAGTTGAATTTCTCCCAACGGAGATTAGGTCATTTAGCGTTTCGGACGAAGTATATGTTGGTGCAATTGTAAATAGTGAGATTAGCCCGTTTTTGCCATACAAAATAGACAATCGTTCTGATTTAAAATTTGAGGTAGACACAACTTTCCTACAAACCATAATTGGAGGAATAAAGAGCTTATACCTATATAAGAATAATTCGGGAAAGACCCAGTTTTACATCAAGGTGGGACCCACCTATGAGTTGCTCATATACAAGATGTATCAAGAGAAATATTATCATGCAAGGTTAGCCTATACATACACCATGGTGAATCAACAATATCTTAGTCAATTAGCTTCTTATCTAGGAAATTGTCCTTTAGTTAGTGAAATGATTAAGAATACCACCTATAGCCGAAAGGACATCGAGAATCTATTTTTCATCTACTATAAATGTGAAGATGCTAAAATTGAATTCCAAAAAAAACCGGATAATGGTTCAATGAAGGTTGGTATCATTGCTGGAATATCAATAACATCTTTAAAATTTCGTAGCGAGTATAGTTCACCGTATGCTCCTCCACTATATACTAATTTCAAAAATTCTGTAAATGTTTCCGGTGGAGTCTCTTTTGATTTTGTTCTTGCAAGGAATTTAAAAAAGTGGTCATGGTGTAATGAACTATTGTATTCATCGTATAAGTTTAACGACCATTTTAACGAGAATGGCTACTCCACAACTTATATTAACCTTGAGTATACCTATCTTAAAATAGCAAGCATGGTTCGCTATCGATATCCGATAGGCAAATACACCTTGTTTTTTAACGGTGGATTCACCGCTGGCTACGCAATTAAATCAACTAACTATAGAAGAGTTGAATCGGAGTTGTATGGTATAGAAATTGGGAAAGCGGTGGATTCACCGCGGAATTTTGAAGAGGGATATACCTTGGGCCTAGGTGGTGAAGTTAAACGGTACTCGGTTGAGCTGATGTATGAGGCTGGGGCTGGTGCTTCAAACATAAGTGGTTTAAATAGATACTATATTCTTGTTGGTTATCGGTTCTAATATGGACCTCAATTGTATAGATACATTGGAAGAAACGGTAGCATATTAGCTGTATGGAGTAACCGCATTTACCACCACCCCTCCTACCTTACTATCGGCTTTTTGCTATATTTGCTTGTGGGCTTGCCTTAGCTTTACACACAAGACAGGGAAATAGATAACCATTGATACTTGTATTGAAAATCTTTACCTTTGCAAAAATATTCTAATATGAGCACCATTGAATTAAGGCATATAATTAATGAATACCTCACTCATATTGATGATGCATCGTTCTTGAATGCCATTAAGACTATCCCTGAATCTAATGTCGCAGAGGGACCATATAAGCTTTCTGACTACGAGAAGAAAAGAGTTGAAGAAGGAAGAGAACAGCTCAAGAAAGGTGAAACCATCTCCAATGAATCTCTAAATTCTGAGGTAGACCAATGGCTGTTTGCAATCCCAGCCACACACTGAACCACTAACGCAAGACCAACTCTTATTAGACAGATTTAAGTCACCGTTCATATTATGATGATGCAATAGGTGCATAAACGATAATCAGCTATATTTGCCTTATGATGGATCGGAAGGACCTTGAGAACAAATTGAGAAATTTGAAACCCATACTTTCAGACAGGTATGCTGTTGAAAGGATTGGATACTTTGGCTCATACTCAAGGAACGAACAATCGGAGAAGTCGGATATTGATATACTTGTGGATTTTCAGAAACCGATTGGTTGGGAATTTTTTGACTTACAAGAATACCTGGAGCAAGAATTGAAAATAAAAGTTGACCTCGTTTCCATAAAAGCGCTAAAGGAGCAGCTGAGGGATACCATACTGAAACAAGTTCGGTACGTATGAATCCTTCAAAGCGCCAATACGACTTCTATCTGGAAGATATGCTAACCTCAATGCTCAGAATTGGTGAGTATATCGGTAAAAGGGACTTTGTTGAGTTCAAGCAGAGTTACATGATTGTGGATGCCGTTGTTAGAA contains:
- a CDS encoding nucleotidyltransferase family protein, with protein sequence MKPILSDRYAVERIGYFGSYSRNEQSEKSDIDILVDFQKPIGWEFFDLQEYLEQELKIKVDLVSIKALKEQLRDTILKQVRYV